The following is a genomic window from Candidatus Eremiobacteraceae bacterium.
TCCTGCTCGGCGCGTTCGTCGTCATCGAAGCGCGGTCGAAGTCGCCGCTCGTCCCGCTCGATCTATTCCGGTCGCCGACGTTCAGCGCCGTCAACGCTCTGACGCTCTTGCTCTACGGCGGGTTGGCCGGCGTCACGTTCTTCTTGCCGTTCGAGATGATCCAGGTCGACGGATATACGCCGACCGCCGCCGGCTTCGCGTTCTTGCCATTCATCGCTATCATCTTCACGCTCTCGCCGATCGCGGGTGCGCTCATGCCGAAGATCGGCGCGCGCGTCATGCTCGTCGTCGGCCCGCTCGTCGTCGCGGCCGGATTCGTACTGCTCGGGCTCGCCGGCGGTCACATCGACTATTGGACGGCGTATCTGCCCGCGATCGTCGTCATCGGTATCGGAATGGGCTTCACCGTCGCGCCGCTGACGACGACCGCGATCGATGCCGCCGACGCCGACCAAATGGGCGTCGCTTCGGGCGTCAACAACGCCGTATCGCGCGTCGCGGGCATGCTCGCGATAGCCGGTCTCGGCGCGCTCGTCCTCTCTCTCTTCTCGAACGACTTGCAACGCGAGCTCAAGGCGGTCGGCGTGCCGCCGTCCGTCGCGAGCGCCGTCATGGCTCAGCGCGCCTCGCTGGCAGCGACGACCGCGCCGGCGGACTCGGATGCTGCGACGAAGGCGCTGGTGCATCGTGCGGTCGACGGCGCGTATCTCGCAGCGTATCGGATCGTCATGTTCGCGTGCGCCGGCCTAGCGGCTGCCGGCGCACTCGTGGTTGTCGTCTCGGTCGCGCCACGGCGCGTGCCAAGACCGGTCACACCGATCGCCTAAGGGCTGCTCGAGCTTCTGCGCGCAGGCCGCCGTTCAATGAGGCCGCTTCGTCTTTGCGTGGCGCTGCCGCTGGGCATGCGCTACCGGGACCATCGGCAGCCGCGCCGCATCGACTCCGAAACGTCTGGCGACGATCCGGTATTCGAACGGCACATCCGAGCGGCCGCCTTCGAGTTCCCGCACGACGAAGCCGCCCGGCGAGCGCGCCGCAACGTACAAGCCCTGGCAGTCGCCGTCGGGCGTGACGAACACCCGATAGCCGGCGTTCGTATCGATCACGTTCGAGAACGAAGGGTCGAGCGCGACCCGCGCGACGCCGTTCACGAGCGCCGCATCGCCGGTGTCTTCGATCGTCGGTTCGCTTTCGAGCGCCGAGTACTCGGAGACCGAGCGCGTGCGCTTCCCTCCGAGCGCGCACCCGCTATGGCACGCACCCGCGGTCGTGAGCAGTCCCGAGATGCTGAGATTTCCGCGGTCGTCGAGATTCATCATCATCGCATCGTTCCCGTCGAACGCCGACATGACGTAGTCGGACGTGTTCGCCTCGCCGGCGAACATCCACACGACCGGATTCGAGCCGGAAGACGTGAACTCGCCCGCCGGCTTACAGCAACCGCTGTCCGCCATGAATCCGCTGGTCACGAACGTGCCCGCTTGTGAGGTGACCGCGAAGATGTCATTGCCGCTCGGGTCGACCGCTTCGATCATGTCGTTGATGCTGCCGGAGCCACCTTGGACGAACACCTCGGGCAAGCTCGCGTTCGGCCCTTGATTCGCGAACAACGCGGTGCCTTGCTGCGCGAACGCGTACAGCGAGTTAGCGTTGGGACCGTAAGCGAAAGCGTGGAGCGCGTCGCTCGCGGTGCTGCCGTCGGCGAGCACTCCCGCGCTGTTGTTGTTGTGCGTCGACGACGTGTTGCGGCCGGCCACGCCGAAACCACCGGCCGCCGAATTCTGCCCGTACACGCCGCTCGCCGCAGACGAGCTGAACCCTTGCACGCCGTTGAGATTGGTCGACGTCCCCGTCACACCGGAGCCGTTGACCGATATACCGGTCACGCCCGAGTTGAGCGTCCCTGTCGTGCTCGTGTCCTGGCCAAGCACGCCCGCTTTCCCCGCGGGCTTGCCGGCGCTCTTGAACTTCGTGAGACCTTCGAGGCCCGAGCCGTTCGTCGATACACCTTTCACGCCGTCGCCGCTCTTCGTGTTATCCCATTCCAAACACGGCGCGGTCGAACCGCACGTCATCACCGACTCGATCATCGCGCGCGCTGGTGCGCTCGTCGCGACGAGAGCGAGCGCGCCTGCCGCGATCACCGCAGCTAAGCCGAGACGAGCCGCCGCCCTCATGACCGGCCACCGAAGATGTGCGTCGACGGGTGATGCGGCTTCGCATTCGTGCGGACGTTGACCATGGGCAATCGCGCGACGCTCACGCCGAAGCGATGCGCGACGATCCGATACCCGAAGCTGACGTTCGAGCGTCCACCCTGAAGTTCTCGTACGACGAAGCCGTGCGCCGAACGCTGCGTCACGAAGAGGCCGCGGCAATCGCCCTCAGGTGTCACTGTGACGATATACGGTATGTAGGCGTTGATGATGTTCGCGAATTTCGGATCGAGCGCGACCTGCGCGACGCCGTCGACGAGCGACGCTTCGCCGTTGTCCTCGATCGTCGGCTCGCTCTCGGCCGGCGTATACTCGCGAACGGCGTGCACCCGCTTGTGGTTGACGATACAGCCGCCGCTGCACGAACCATCCGAATAGAGAAGTCCGCTGATGCCGATGTTGCCGATGTCGGTTATCCCGGCGACGTCGGTGCCGTTGACGTCGTTGACGGTGAGCACTTCGAAATCAGTGCCGGAGCCGCCGCCGTAGACGTTGAGCGGGGGCGTCTGATAGTCGGAGCCTTCGAATACCGACGCGAACGGCGCGCTCACCTCGAAATCGGTGTGGAACCACGTGACGCTGCTGGACATGCTGAGCACGGTCCCGTTGGGCCCATCGGCGTGGATGATATCGTTGCTGTTGCTCGGGTTCGTGTCTTCGAGCGCGAGCTCAGGAGCGAGGTTATTGCCGCCCTGATTTGCGACGAGTGACGATCCTTGCTGCGAGAACGCGTAGATCGCGTTCGCGGTCGATCCGGTGCCGAACGCGTGCAGTCCGTCGTCGTGCGCGCCGCCGTCGGCGAGCACGCCCGCGCCGCCATTGTCGTGCGTCGTCGCCGTGTTGCGCCCCGCCACGCCGAACCCGCCCGCGACCGAATTCTGTCCGTAGACGCCGCTCGCTCCCGAAGCGCTGAAGCCTTGCACGCCGTTGAGGTTGGTCGACGTGCCGGTCACACCGGCGCCGTTGACCGACACGCCGCTCACGCCTGAGTTGAGTCCGCCACTCGTGCTCGTGTCCAGGCCAAGTACGCCAGCTTTGCCGACTGTCTTGCCGGCGCTCTTGAACTTCGTGAGCCCTTCCAGACCCGCGCCGTTGCTCGAGACGCCCTTCACGGCGTCTCCGCTTTTCGTGTTATCCCATTCCAAACACGGCGTTGTCGACGCGCACGACATCGCCGCCTCAATCATCGCCCGCGCGGGCGCGCTGGACATCACGCCGAACGATCCGGCGGTCAGCAAGATCGCGACGAGCGCGACCCGCCGTTTCACTCCCTTGGCCATTTCACTAGCCCTCCTGTGCGGATGCTAGCAACGCGGCATGCCGCGTGCGTACGCGATGGAGGGTCAGCGAGACGCTACGCCCGTTCGAGCTCCTGGAACACGCCGCTGATGCGGGTGCCGTCCCAGTGGTAGAGGAGATGGCCGATCTCCCGGCAGCGCGACAGCGCCTTCGGCCGGAACACGGCCGCGCATTGCCCGCCGGGATCGCGGACGCTGTCGTAGACGACGCCGAACGAGCCGGCCGCCCTCAGCTTGACGCCGAATTTGCTTGACTCGGCGTACGAATCCGGGTCGTAGATCTTCGGCAACGCGGCGCGCATGCCGCGGATGTCGTGCATCGACGCGCTCAGGTGCGCGGCGTAGATCCGCATGTGCAGATGCATCGGCCCGCGTTGCGTCTCTTGCAAGAATTTCGTGCGGTGATACTTGGTCTCGCGGATCGCGGTGTTGAGCGCACGGCCCGCATAGAAGACGCCGTAGTTGCCGTCGGAGAAGCGGCTGCCGTTCGGGTTGAGGTGCGTGAACGCTGCCATGATCGGCGTGCTGCCCGGCCCCCGCAACCGTTCGGCCGCTGGGATGAGCGACATCTCGCCGAGCTGTTGGCGCACGCGAGGGTTCGTCTCCGCTTCCGCCTCGATGAGGTTGTCGATGTCGGCTGGGTCCGCGACGCGCTCGAAAAGACTCTTCGACGGATAGAGGCTCGGCACGAGACGGTAGCACGGCTGCCAGGCGATGCGCCTGACGGGCGGATCGCTCATGCCCAACCGCCGCGCTCGGCGTCGAGGTATTGCCTCACCGTGTAAAGGTCGGCGACCTTGCCCGACAGCATCCGGTCGAGCGCGCTCTTGCCGCCGAACAGCGGGTTCGCGTTCGATGCTTTGATCCACGTGTCTGCTTCGCGGGGATCGGGCAGCAGTATCTGGAGATCTTTGAAGATGCCGAGGATGTAGCTGATCCGCTCTTGGGTGTCCGGCGGAAGCGGCGGATCCTCGTCTTTGCGCCACTTGAAATACGTGGAACGCGACGGGTTGCCGAGAAGCACGCGCTGTTGCTCCGCCGACAGCCCCCACATGTCGGCGATGCGGACGAAGGCGTTCATGAGCGAGCGGTTGCGCGCGTGGCGCGCCGGCTCGTGGCGTGGCGTTGGTGTTCGAGGCATGTCGGCGGCTGTGGCTACGTCCTATCGGTCTTCTGGCTGTTGGACTTTCCTGGTATTATAGTCCGAATTCGGACCGACGGTCAAGCGCGGGTTGTCACAGCCTATGGCGCGCGCGCGATAGTCTAAGCCGGATGTTAGCGATCGGATACTCCGCCGCGGTGCGCGGCATCGAGGCGTATGTCGTCAGGGTCGAAGTCGTCGGCGTGCCGGTCGCGCAGACATCGATCCACATCGTCGGCCTCGCCGACCGTTCGATACAAGAATCGAAAGAACGCGTCGACGCAGCCGTGCGGTCGTGCGGCTTCCTCTTCCCGACGTACAAAGTCGTCGTGAACTTGGCGCCGGCCGACATCCGCAAGGAAGGCGCGGCGTTCGACGTCGCGCTCGCGCTCAGCGTCCTCGCGATGGACCAGCAGCTCGACGCCAAGCGCCTCGGGAGCCTCGTGGCCATCGGCGAGTTGGCGCTCGACGGCGCGGTCAAGCCGGTAGGCGGGGTGCTGCCGATCGCTATCGGCATCAAACGCGCCGGCTTCAGACACCTCGTCTTGCCGGCGGACAATCTCGCAGAGGCGGCGCTCGTCGATGGCCTTGTGCTTCATCCGGTGCGGACGCTCCATCAGGCGGTCGAAGTCGCGCTTGGACGAAGCATGATCGGCGTGCGATCGGGCGGCGCCGCGAGCCGCGGCTCGCATCCGGAGACCACGGTTCCGACGTATGCCGAAGACTTCGAGGACGTCCGCGGTCAAGAGCGCGTCAAACGCGCGATGGAAGTCGCCGCGGCCGGCGGGCACAACGTCCTCATGGTCGGTGCGCCGGGAAGCGGCAAGACGATGCTCGCAAGACGCATGCCTTCCATATTGCCCTCGATGTCGACCGACGAGGCGCTCGACGTCACGAAACTCTATAGCGTCAGCGGGCTCCTGCGCGAGAAATCGCGCCTCGTGACGACGCGGCCGTTTCGCTCACCCCACCATACGGTCACGGCGAACGCGCTCGTCGGCGGAGGATCGACTCCACGACCCGGCGAGGTCTCGCTCGCACACCACGGCGTGCTCTTCTTAGACGAGCTGCCCGAGTTTCCGCGAAGCGTCCTTGAGGTTCTCCGCCAGCCGCTCGAGGACGGCAGCGTGACGGTCAGTCGCACGTCCGGTAGCGTCACGTATCCGGCGCGCTTCATGCTCGTCGCGAGCCTGAATCCGTGTCCGTGCGGGTACCACGGCGATCGGCTTCGAGGCTGCTCGTGCAGTCCGCAGACGATCCGCAAGTACCTATCGCGCGTCTCCGGCCCGCTTCTCGACCGCATCGACATCCACGTCGAGGTGCCGCGGCTGCCCTACGAGGACATGTCACGCCACAGCGCTGCAGAGCCCTCGGCTGCGATCCGCGCGCGCGTCGAGGTGGCTCGAGCGCGACAACGTCAACGTGGACGCGGGCTATGCAACGCAGCCGTTGCAGTCAAGCAGCTACGCGATTTCTGCACGCTCGATGGACACGGTCGCCAAGTCCTCGGCGCCGCGGTGGCTCGGCTTCACTTATCGGCGCGCGCTCACGATCGGATCTTGCGCGTCGCGCGGACGCTCGCCGACCTCGATGGGCTCGAATCCATCGCGCCCGCGCATCTAGCTGAAGCGATCGGCTATCGCAGTCTCGACCGTTCGCTTTGGGAGGTCTAAGAGACGCTAGCGAAGTCCGACATACGGGCCCATGAGCGTGGCCTCGCGATGGCTCACGTGCAGGTCCCAGATCGATTTGACGTCGGCGATAGACTCTCGCGCGGTATACGTCAACATCATGGGCACGTCGTAGACGCCCCAATCCGGCGTCGCCAGCCCGACCGCATCGATGCCGAGGTTCGTGCAGTCGTAGACGGCTCTCGGCATATGGTACTCTTGCGTCACGAGGATCGCCCGCGTGACGCCGAAGATCGCTCTCGCTCGATAGCAGCTGTCGTAGGTGTCGAAGCCGGCGTAGTCGAGCGTGATCGCGCCGCGCGGCACGCCGCGGTGCAAGGCATACGCGAACATCGCGGTGACCTCATCGTAATCCGGCCGGCTGTTGTCGCCCGAGAACAACATATGCTCGACCTTGTGGCTTCGGTAGAGCGCGACGGCCGCATCGACGCGATCCGCGAGCATCGCAGACAGCGTGCCGTCGGGCATGACGTATGCCCCGAAGACGAGAGCGACCGGTCGCGATGGTACCGCAGCGACCGATGCGAAGCGCGACTCACCAGTCGCGCGCACGACGTATGCTTGCACTCCCATGCAGGCGACGGCGGCGCAGATCCCGACGAGGACGAATGCGGCGGCTGCTCGCTTCGCTCTAGACCACACCGGCCGGTGCCTTGTTCTCGCTCATGAACGTCGCGTAAACGCCGGCATCGGAGATCGCGTCACGTACCGCCTGCGCGAGCAGTTCGTACCGCCAGCAACCCGACAGCACGTACGCGTCGCCGATCGGATTGCGGACGACGAACGTCGGCCGCACCTGCACGTTGTACGCCGCGAAGGCTTCGCTCGACGCCTTGATCCGCGCAAGCGTCTGCGGGTCGTCCATCGCGCGTTCCAGATCGGCCGCCTTGAGATCGCCTGCTTTCGCCGCAGTCGCGACGCACACGTCACGCCGGCCCATGTGGTGGCCCTCGATCATCGCACCGCGCGCGAGCGCGAGCCGCACGCGGTCATCGACGCAGCCGAGCCCGCGGGCCGCTTCTGCGGCAAGGTCGGCCCACTTCGGGCCGTCCTCACGCCCCTCGAGCCAGACCGAGTTGAGCATCGTACCGGTCACCGCGTTCGTACGCTTGTAGTAGAACTCGAGCATCTCGCGCGAGTAATCGAGCGAATCGCGCAGAGACGCGATCCGCCACTCGTAGTCGAGCCGTTCGCCGAACTCGCGCCGGACGCGGTCGAGCGCATCCTCAGCGATGAGACACCACGACGAGAGGACGTCGACGAAATACGTGAGCTTGACCTTGGTCATCATGCCGCCTTCATGAGCTGAGCGAGGGCGCGTTTGATATCGGCGACGTCGACCTGCGTCTGCGTGGCGATCCGCAGCAGCAGTTCTTCCTGTACTTCTTGGTGACGGAGCAGCCGCGAGATATTCTCGTGATCGGCTTCGGCGCGCAACTCGGCGTGTTCTGCGGATTGCTTTTCGGCGACGGCGATGATGAAGATCAGGATGAGCTGGATGATGTTCGAGATCGTGAGCAAGAAGACGAACGGATAGGGATCGAAGCGCGTCGCCATTCCTACGATGACCCACGCGACTTGGAAGGCGATGGCGAGGAACAGCGCAAGGGGCGCACCTGTAGCGTCGGCGATAGCCTTGCAGAACTTCTCGATGGGACTGAGGCTCTTTTCGTGCTCTTCGTTGACGTCGCGGATCTGCGGATGGTCTTCGACGTCCTGCGTCGGGTCATCGACAATCGACGTAGTCTCAGGCGGCATGGCGTTACCTCCCGCGCGAACGTTTCAACCATTGTCGGGAGCGCTCCCGCGCGTGACAGCGGCAAGGGGATGCCGCACTGGTTCGTCGCCATCGATACCGTCCGGCTGCGACGATCGCTCGTCGGCGAAAATGCACGCGCGGTGAACGCGGCGCTCGCGCCCGCCGCCAAAGCGGCCCGTCTCTGCCTCATAGATGCGACCGTCATCGCGTGCGGCGTCCGTGCAGTAGTAGCAGCGGCTCGGCCATCCGTGCGGCTTTTCGCGCGCCGTCTTGTCGCGCTCTCGCGCCGGCCGGGTGTGTCGTGGCGGCAGACGTTTCGAATGGCGGCGCTCGCACCCGCTGCCGTTCCCGCCGCTCGCGCGCTCGTGCGCGAGATGCAAACGACCGACGAGGAAGCAACGATGATCGCGACATCCGCCACGGCGAAACGCGCGGGCGATACCCGCAAGCTTGCGACGCTCGTGCGCCACGTCGAGCGTTCCGTCGATTCCGCTCTCGGGGCGGACGAAGCGGCCGCACGCATCCGCCGGTACGTGTCGGAGCACGATGCGCCGGCTGACGATCGCGTGGCGTTCGGCCGGCTGTGCACGGTCGTCTTCGCACAGGGGATCGGATACGAAGCCGTCGCGGCACGGGCCGGCGGCTTCACCGAGGCGTTCAGCGGCTTTGACCCCGCTGCCGTCGCCGCTTACGACTCGAAACGCGTCGAGTCGCTGCTCCAAGCGCCGATCGTGCGCAACGCGGCGAAGATCAACGCGTGCGTCGAAAATGCTCGCCGCTGGATGGAGCTCGCGAAGGCCCACGGCACGTATGTCGGCCGGATCGCGAGCGCTGCGGCGGCGGACGATCCTGCGAGCGGATGGCTAGCGCTTAGCGGCATGCTTCGCGAGGACTTCGTCCACCTCGGCGAATCGACCGCGGGCCAAGTCCTCAAGCATCTAGGTTTTTTCACGGCGTTCGCGCATCCCGGCGCACGCCGAGTCGTCGAGCGGCTTGGTTTTATCGGACCTGATGCGCCGTCGCCCGCGCTTCAAAAGCTGCTCGGCGGCGCCGCGCAGCGGCTCGGCCGCGATCCGTACGCGCTCGAAGCGACGCTCGCGCTATTCGCCGGGATCGGTCCGTGCAAGAAAAAACCCGCATGCGATGCATGCGAGCTTGCCGATCGGTGCCCGAGCGCGAACGTCTCGGCCTAGGTGCGATCGATCTCGAGTTCGGTCTCGATGAGCCTTCCTATGCCGCGCCGGATGTGAAGCGCGGCCGACGACCGCCGCGAGCTGACGGCGCGCGCGAGCCGGCCGTTGACGAACTCGAGCGCGACCGCATCGTCGACCGCATAGCCTGCGGGCAACTTACCCGTCTTGATCAGTCTGCGATAGACCCGTTGGCGGCCGGCCTCGGTATCGAAATGTGGGCAGAAGCTGCCGCGCAGCCAGCCGAGGCATGACATCCGATCGAAGCGCCCGGGAAACGAGTCGGTGAGGCCGGACTCGAACCAGCATAGTCCGCCCGCGCTCGAACCTGACAGGATGACCCCGCGGTCATACGCGCGGCGAACCGCTGTATCGAGCTTCCAGAGCCGCCAGAGCGCAAGCATGTTATACGTGTTGCCGCCCCCGACGAAGATGAGGTCTTGGCGGCTGAGCAGGCGCGTGAAATCTTCGGTCGGCGCCGCGTAGAGCGCGAGCGTCGTCGGACGTCCGCCGAGCCGCTTGATAGTCGCTTCGATGCGTCGGATGGTCGCGGCGCTGTCTCCGCAGGCGGTCGGGATGAAGCATACCCGCGGACGGCGTTTGCGGGTCTGAGCGAGCAGCCATCGATCGAACGTCGGCCGAGGCGTGCGCGCGGAAAAAGCGCCGCCGCCGATCGCGATGATTCGCTTCAATGCTTCCGGCCTCGAGCGACTTCAGCCGCCAGCGAATCCGGCTTCCCGCGAAACTCGGTGCGCTCGATCGCTCCCGATGCGATGCCAGAGACGATGCGAGCGATCGCGGCGTTCGCCGGCGCGGAGGCACCCGCGCCTTCCGCAGCGCGTGCGACGGCTCCATTGAGCGCGTCGACCTCGGTCACTTTACGCCCGGAGCGCACGTCGATGAGCAACGACGGTAGCTTGTCGCCGCGCGCCGCGGCGACGCGCTTCGCGAGCACGCCGCGCAGCAAGGACGGCGACAGCAGCGATATAGCCGCGACGAGCAGCGGCACAGGAAAGTCGACGAGGCCGACGGGAGCGATGCGCAGCCGGCGCATGACGTCGACCGCTTCGACGAGCGACTCGCGCTCGACGGCGAACGCGCCGGCATTCGCGTAGACCTGCGCCGGCGTCCAATCGAGCGCGGCGCACACGCCGTTCGCGATGAGATTCATGCAGAGCTTCGACCATTTGAGCGCACGCCAATCACCCGCAGCCCGCGTGCGCAATCCCGTGGACTCCAGGGCCGGCAGCAACCAGTTGTGCGGCGTCGATCCCACGGGTGCGAACGATAGGCCGCCTTTGGCGGCTGCGACGACGGTCGTCTCATCTTTTTTCTCGACGGCTGTCGTCAACGCTCCCGCGGCGATGCGGTCGGCTCCGAACGCGGCGGCAAACGCTTCTTCGTTACCCAACCCGTTCTGAACGTTGAGGATCGTCGACTCGGCGCACGCGCGTACCGCACGCAGCGATTCGATCGCCTCGGCCGTCGAGTACGCTTTCAGGGCGACGACGGCGAGTTCGAAAGGATCGCGCAAGGATCTATCGCCTGCCGCCGAGGCCGAGCCGACCGACACGGGCCATTCGTCATCGCCGATTCGCAGCGTGACGCCGCTGCGCGCGATCGCGTCGGCCGTCGCGGGCCGCGCGAGTAGTACCGGTTCGTGTCCGCCAAGGCGGAGACGCGCGGCGAGATACGTGCCGACCGCGCCCGCGCCGACGATCAGCGCGCGCACGTCAGGTCCCGCCGGTCGTGCCGGTCGATCCGAAGCCGCCGCTGTCGCGCTGGGTCGACGGCAATTCGCCGACGCGTCTGAACTGCGCGCGTTCGACCGGCGCGACGATGAGCTGCGCGATGCGCTCGCCCCTTCGGATGACGAAGGGTTCGCTGCCGTGGTTGATGAGGACGATGCCGACCGGGCCGCGATAGTCCGCGTCGATCGTTCCCGGTGAGTTCAAGCATGTGACGCCGTGCTTGATGGCGAGGCCGCTTCGCGGGCGCACCTGCGCTTCGTACCCGCGCGGCAGCGCGATCGCGATCCCCGCCGGCACGAGCGCACGTCCACCGGGCGCAAGCGTGAGATCGGTCTCGACGGCGGCGAAAAGATCGCAGCCTGCGGCGTCCGCGGACATATAGGAAGGAAGCGGCAGACCTTCTCCGCCGGGCAAGACGCGGATCTCGACGACGACGGCGTCGTCACCGCGCTCGCTCACGACGCGAACGATCCGCTAGCGCTGCGGCTTGCCGAGCAGTTGTGCCAGCTCTTCTTGAAACGTCTGGAGATCGAACTCGCGATAGACTGAGGCGAAGCGGATGTAGGCGACTTTGTCGAGCGTTCGCAGCGCACCCATGATGAGCTCGCCGACCGCGCTCGACGGGATCTCGCTCTCGCCGCGTGCGTAGAGATCGCGCTCGATCGAGTCGGTGACCTCTTGCATCTGTGCATCGGAGATCGGCCGCTTCTCGCACGCCTTGCGGAGGCCGCCGATGACTTTGTCGCGATTGAAAGGTTCGCGGCGGCCATCCTTTTTGACGACGAAGAGGCGCCCGCTTTCGATGCGCTCGTAGGTGGTGAATCGTTGCCGGCACGATTGGCATTCGCGCCGGCGCCTCACCGCGGCGTCGTCTTCGCGGCTATCGACGACGCGGC
Proteins encoded in this region:
- a CDS encoding MFS transporter, with amino-acid sequence MTSARSAVLVATILGSSMVFIDGTAVNVVLPVLQTDLHANAVQLQWVVVGYSLFLSSLILAGGSLGDHYGRRKMFVIGTVVFAAASIACGFAPNAAALIIARCIQGIGSAMLTPGSLALIGANFDEQSRGKAIGTWSSATAVMAALGPGLGGFLAQHVSWRSIFFINVPLAIGVVIIALRAVPESRDHERVHHLDWLGAFACTAGLGLIAYGLTFASTTWTIVGVILLGAFVVIEARSKSPLVPLDLFRSPTFSAVNALTLLLYGGLAGVTFFLPFEMIQVDGYTPTAAGFAFLPFIAIIFTLSPIAGALMPKIGARVMLVVGPLVVAAGFVLLGLAGGHIDYWTAYLPAIVVIGIGMGFTVAPLTTTAIDAADADQMGVASGVNNAVSRVAGMLAIAGLGALVLSLFSNDLQRELKAVGVPPSVASAVMAQRASLAATTAPADSDAATKALVHRAVDGAYLAAYRIVMFACAGLAAAGALVVVVSVAPRRVPRPVTPIA
- a CDS encoding RES family NAD+ phosphorylase → MSDPPVRRIAWQPCYRLVPSLYPSKSLFERVADPADIDNLIEAEAETNPRVRQQLGEMSLIPAAERLRGPGSTPIMAAFTHLNPNGSRFSDGNYGVFYAGRALNTAIRETKYHRTKFLQETQRGPMHLHMRIYAAHLSASMHDIRGMRAALPKIYDPDSYAESSKFGVKLRAAGSFGVVYDSVRDPGGQCAAVFRPKALSRCREIGHLLYHWDGTRISGVFQELERA
- a CDS encoding MbcA/ParS/Xre antitoxin family protein; this translates as MPRTPTPRHEPARHARNRSLMNAFVRIADMWGLSAEQQRVLLGNPSRSTYFKWRKDEDPPLPPDTQERISYILGIFKDLQILLPDPREADTWIKASNANPLFGGKSALDRMLSGKVADLYTVRQYLDAERGGWA
- a CDS encoding YifB family Mg chelatase-like AAA ATPase; protein product: MLAIGYSAAVRGIEAYVVRVEVVGVPVAQTSIHIVGLADRSIQESKERVDAAVRSCGFLFPTYKVVVNLAPADIRKEGAAFDVALALSVLAMDQQLDAKRLGSLVAIGELALDGAVKPVGGVLPIAIGIKRAGFRHLVLPADNLAEAALVDGLVLHPVRTLHQAVEVALGRSMIGVRSGGAASRGSHPETTVPTYAEDFEDVRGQERVKRAMEVAAAGGHNVLMVGAPGSGKTMLARRMPSILPSMSTDEALDVTKLYSVSGLLREKSRLVTTRPFRSPHHTVTANALVGGGSTPRPGEVSLAHHGVLFLDELPEFPRSVLEVLRQPLEDGSVTVSRTSGSVTYPARFMLVASLNPCPCGYHGDRLRGCSCSPQTIRKYLSRVSGPLLDRIDIHVEVPRLPYEDMSRHSAAEPSAAIRARVEVARARQRQRGRGLCNAAVAVKQLRDFCTLDGHGRQVLGAAVARLHLSARAHDRILRVARTLADLDGLESIAPAHLAEAIGYRSLDRSLWEV
- a CDS encoding ElyC/SanA/YdcF family protein, with the translated sequence MWSRAKRAAAAFVLVGICAAVACMGVQAYVVRATGESRFASVAAVPSRPVALVFGAYVMPDGTLSAMLADRVDAAVALYRSHKVEHMLFSGDNSRPDYDEVTAMFAYALHRGVPRGAITLDYAGFDTYDSCYRARAIFGVTRAILVTQEYHMPRAVYDCTNLGIDAVGLATPDWGVYDVPMMLTYTARESIADVKSIWDLHVSHREATLMGPYVGLR
- a CDS encoding DsbA family protein: MMTKVKLTYFVDVLSSWCLIAEDALDRVRREFGERLDYEWRIASLRDSLDYSREMLEFYYKRTNAVTGTMLNSVWLEGREDGPKWADLAAEAARGLGCVDDRVRLALARGAMIEGHHMGRRDVCVATAAKAGDLKAADLERAMDDPQTLARIKASSEAFAAYNVQVRPTFVVRNPIGDAYVLSGCWRYELLAQAVRDAISDAGVYATFMSENKAPAGVV
- a CDS encoding DUF1003 domain-containing protein; translation: MPPETTSIVDDPTQDVEDHPQIRDVNEEHEKSLSPIEKFCKAIADATGAPLALFLAIAFQVAWVIVGMATRFDPYPFVFLLTISNIIQLILIFIIAVAEKQSAEHAELRAEADHENISRLLRHQEVQEELLLRIATQTQVDVADIKRALAQLMKAA
- a CDS encoding DNA-3-methyladenine glycosylase I, producing the protein MPHWFVAIDTVRLRRSLVGENARAVNAALAPAAKAARLCLIDATVIACGVRAVVAAARPSVRLFARRLVALSRRPGVSWRQTFRMAALAPAAVPAARALVREMQTTDEEATMIATSATAKRAGDTRKLATLVRHVERSVDSALGADEAAARIRRYVSEHDAPADDRVAFGRLCTVVFAQGIGYEAVAARAGGFTEAFSGFDPAAVAAYDSKRVESLLQAPIVRNAAKINACVENARRWMELAKAHGTYVGRIASAAAADDPASGWLALSGMLREDFVHLGESTAGQVLKHLGFFTAFAHPGARRVVERLGFIGPDAPSPALQKLLGGAAQRLGRDPYALEATLALFAGIGPCKKKPACDACELADRCPSANVSA
- a CDS encoding peptidase E — translated: MKRIIAIGGGAFSARTPRPTFDRWLLAQTRKRRPRVCFIPTACGDSAATIRRIEATIKRLGGRPTTLALYAAPTEDFTRLLSRQDLIFVGGGNTYNMLALWRLWKLDTAVRRAYDRGVILSGSSAGGLCWFESGLTDSFPGRFDRMSCLGWLRGSFCPHFDTEAGRQRVYRRLIKTGKLPAGYAVDDAVALEFVNGRLARAVSSRRSSAALHIRRGIGRLIETELEIDRT
- a CDS encoding 2-dehydropantoate 2-reductase, whose translation is MRALIVGAGAVGTYLAARLRLGGHEPVLLARPATADAIARSGVTLRIGDDEWPVSVGSASAAGDRSLRDPFELAVVALKAYSTAEAIESLRAVRACAESTILNVQNGLGNEEAFAAAFGADRIAAGALTTAVEKKDETTVVAAAKGGLSFAPVGSTPHNWLLPALESTGLRTRAAGDWRALKWSKLCMNLIANGVCAALDWTPAQVYANAGAFAVERESLVEAVDVMRRLRIAPVGLVDFPVPLLVAAISLLSPSLLRGVLAKRVAAARGDKLPSLLIDVRSGRKVTEVDALNGAVARAAEGAGASAPANAAIARIVSGIASGAIERTEFRGKPDSLAAEVARGRKH
- the dut gene encoding dUTP diphosphatase, producing MSERGDDAVVVEIRVLPGGEGLPLPSYMSADAAGCDLFAAVETDLTLAPGGRALVPAGIAIALPRGYEAQVRPRSGLAIKHGVTCLNSPGTIDADYRGPVGIVLINHGSEPFVIRRGERIAQLIVAPVERAQFRRVGELPSTQRDSGGFGSTGTTGGT
- the nrdR gene encoding transcriptional regulator NrdR; its protein translation is MLCPVCRSGDSRVVDSREDDAAVRRRRECQSCRQRFTTYERIESGRLFVVKKDGRREPFNRDKVIGGLRKACEKRPISDAQMQEVTDSIERDLYARGESEIPSSAVGELIMGALRTLDKVAYIRFASVYREFDLQTFQEELAQLLGKPQR